In Methanosphaera sp. ISO3-F5, a genomic segment contains:
- the fen gene encoding flap endonuclease-1 — protein sequence MGVKFKDITTAEPIEMNDLKGKILTVDASNLIYKFLSTMRQADGTPLKDSNGNITSHLSGIFFQTATLISKQVKPVYVFDGKSPQLKSKTVQERIEVKKESEKKYLEAKESGDMETARKYASRTVHLDKEIIESSKKLLELMGLPYVQAKTEGEAQASYMVAQKDAWAVVSQDYDCLQFGATRMLRNFRLSQSSKNMEIISLQKTLDDLKLTREQMVDLAMLVGTDFNEGVYGIGAKKGLKLMQKYGTLETALEKLDKTIEVDPDEIREIFLNPDVITDYKITFKTPKKEKLIDFLCGDHDFNEERTLASIDKLKKETAQTSLNQWF from the coding sequence ATGGGAGTAAAATTTAAAGACATTACTACTGCAGAACCAATAGAAATGAACGATTTAAAAGGAAAAATACTAACAGTAGATGCATCAAATTTAATCTATAAATTCTTATCAACAATGAGACAAGCAGATGGAACACCACTCAAAGACTCTAACGGAAACATAACATCTCATCTTAGCGGAATATTCTTCCAAACAGCAACATTAATCTCAAAACAAGTAAAACCAGTATACGTATTTGACGGAAAATCACCACAACTAAAAAGTAAGACAGTACAGGAAAGAATAGAAGTTAAAAAAGAATCAGAGAAAAAATACTTAGAAGCAAAAGAATCAGGTGACATGGAAACAGCAAGAAAATACGCATCACGGACAGTACATTTAGACAAAGAAATCATAGAATCATCAAAGAAACTACTGGAACTAATGGGTTTACCATATGTCCAAGCAAAAACGGAAGGTGAAGCACAAGCATCATATATGGTAGCACAGAAAGATGCATGGGCAGTAGTATCACAGGACTATGATTGTCTACAATTTGGTGCAACAAGAATGCTACGAAACTTCAGATTATCTCAATCATCAAAAAACATGGAAATAATATCCCTACAAAAAACATTAGACGACCTTAAATTAACAAGAGAACAGATGGTGGACCTTGCAATGCTCGTTGGAACAGACTTTAACGAGGGAGTCTATGGAATAGGTGCAAAAAAAGGACTAAAACTTATGCAAAAATATGGAACACTTGAAACAGCATTGGAAAAACTTGATAAAACTATAGAAGTAGATCCTGATGAAATACGTGAAATATTTTTAAACCCTGATGTCATCACAGATTATAAGATAACATTTAAAACTCCTAAAAAAGAAAAATTAATAGATTTCCTATGTGGAGATCATGATTTTAATGAAGAAAGAACTCTTGCATCAATAGATAAATTAAAAAAAGAAACAGCACAAACTAGTTTAAACCAATGGTTCTAA
- a CDS encoding adenosylhomocysteinase, which translates to MAYDIKDINLAPQGEKKIKWVQRHMPVLETIKKEFEETKPFEGITIGSCLHLEPKTINLGLTLQAGGAEVVMTGCNPLSTQDDATAAGAKLGLNMYGWTGQTNEEYYEHLNKVLDYEPDIVIDDGADLIFLIHKERPELLEKLRGGCEETTTGIHRLKAMHQDNALKIPVMAVNDSYMKYLFDNRYGTGQSTFDSIMGTTNSVIAGQTVVVCGYGWCGRGIAMRGKGLGANVIVTEVDPIRALEARMDGYRVMTVQQALEEADIVITATGNRDIISGDDFDHVKDGCILSNAGHFNVEINEPDLLAKTEKQETIKPDIDCYTLKDGRNIYLLAGGRLVNLAGEHGQGHPAEIMDLSFAMQALSAKRILNEDMKPGVYKTRDEVDTEVAKLKLQTMGIEIDQLSDEQKQYMNSWDVGT; encoded by the coding sequence ATGGCATATGATATTAAAGATATTAACCTAGCACCACAAGGAGAGAAAAAAATTAAATGGGTACAAAGACACATGCCCGTACTAGAAACAATAAAAAAAGAATTCGAAGAAACCAAACCATTCGAAGGAATCACAATAGGATCATGCTTACACCTAGAACCAAAAACAATAAACCTAGGACTAACACTACAAGCAGGAGGAGCAGAAGTCGTAATGACAGGATGTAACCCATTATCCACACAAGACGACGCAACAGCAGCAGGAGCAAAACTAGGACTAAACATGTACGGATGGACAGGACAAACCAACGAAGAATACTATGAACACCTAAACAAAGTACTAGACTACGAACCAGACATAGTAATAGACGATGGAGCAGACCTAATATTTTTAATACATAAAGAAAGACCAGAACTACTAGAAAAACTACGAGGAGGATGTGAAGAAACCACCACAGGAATACACAGACTCAAAGCAATGCACCAAGACAACGCACTAAAAATACCAGTAATGGCAGTTAACGACTCATACATGAAATACCTATTCGACAACAGATACGGAACAGGACAATCCACATTCGACTCAATCATGGGAACAACCAACAGCGTAATCGCAGGACAAACAGTAGTAGTATGCGGATACGGATGGTGTGGAAGAGGAATAGCCATGAGAGGAAAAGGACTCGGAGCAAACGTAATCGTAACAGAAGTCGACCCAATACGAGCACTGGAAGCAAGAATGGACGGATACAGAGTAATGACAGTACAACAAGCACTAGAAGAAGCAGACATAGTAATCACAGCAACAGGAAACCGAGACATCATATCCGGAGATGACTTCGACCACGTGAAAGACGGCTGCATACTATCAAACGCAGGACACTTCAACGTAGAAATCAACGAACCAGACCTACTGGCAAAAACCGAAAAACAGGAAACAATAAAACCAGACATAGACTGCTACACACTAAAAGACGGAAGAAACATATACCTCCTAGCAGGAGGAAGACTAGTAAACCTAGCAGGAGAACACGGACAAGGACACCCAGCAGAAATAATGGACCTAAGCTTCGCAATGCAAGCATTATCCGCTAAAAGAATACTTAACGAAGACATGAAACCAGGAGTATACAAAACAAGAGATGAAGTAGATACAGAAGTAGCAAAACTCAAACTACAAACAATGGGAATAGAAATAGACCAACTATCCGACGAACAAAAACAGTACATGAACAGTTGGGATGTAGGAACATAA
- a CDS encoding aldo/keto reductase: MAKNRKTQLGFGAMRLPQTDKNNPTTINMDEFTQMIDYYMNQGFNYFDTSYAYHNEKSENAIKEALVKRYPRESYQIADKIPTWLLQKEEDNQRLVNIMLKRLGIEYFDVLLIHNINKSFIKIAEKAKTFQYLTKAKEKGIAKKIGFSYHDKADLLEEILEKYHENIDIVQLQLNYLDWEDQRVQSKKCHEICVKYGIDITVMEPVKGGTLVNIPEKIKKQFNSNNKNLAGEALKSAASQDNVITVLSGMSNLQQMKENCEALKNFTTLNEKDTLFLNHMANEIRKSVAIPCSYCNYCVKECPQNIPIPEYFNLYNTEKMYHLNANLALYGTTASSHAPASNCIECGNCNKYCTQQLNIPELLKKVVEMFE, from the coding sequence TTGGCAAAAAATAGAAAAACCCAACTCGGATTTGGAGCAATGAGACTACCCCAAACAGATAAAAACAATCCCACAACAATAAACATGGACGAATTCACACAAATGATAGATTACTATATGAATCAAGGATTCAACTACTTTGATACATCATACGCATATCACAACGAAAAATCAGAAAACGCAATAAAAGAAGCATTAGTAAAAAGATACCCAAGAGAATCATACCAAATAGCAGATAAAATACCAACATGGTTACTACAAAAAGAAGAAGACAACCAAAGACTAGTGAACATAATGCTAAAAAGACTAGGAATAGAATACTTTGACGTATTATTAATACACAATATCAACAAATCATTTATAAAAATAGCAGAAAAAGCAAAAACATTCCAATACTTAACAAAAGCAAAAGAAAAAGGAATAGCAAAAAAAATAGGTTTTAGTTATCATGATAAAGCAGATCTATTAGAAGAAATACTAGAAAAATATCATGAAAATATAGACATAGTACAATTACAATTAAACTATCTTGACTGGGAAGACCAAAGAGTTCAATCAAAAAAATGTCATGAAATATGTGTAAAATATGGGATTGATATAACAGTAATGGAACCAGTAAAAGGAGGAACATTAGTAAACATACCCGAAAAAATAAAAAAACAATTTAATTCAAATAATAAAAACTTAGCCGGAGAAGCATTAAAATCTGCAGCATCGCAAGACAATGTAATAACAGTACTTAGTGGAATGAGTAACCTACAACAAATGAAAGAAAACTGCGAAGCATTAAAAAATTTCACAACACTAAATGAAAAAGATACATTATTCTTAAATCACATGGCAAATGAAATAAGAAAATCAGTTGCAATACCTTGTAGTTACTGCAATTATTGTGTAAAAGAATGTCCACAAAACATACCTATCCCAGAATATTTTAATTTGTATAATACAGAAAAAATGTATCATCTAAATGCAAACTTAGCATTATATGGTACAACTGCCAGTAGCCATGCCCCTGCTTCAAATTGCATAGAATGTGGCAATTGTAATAAATACTGCACTCAACAATTAAACATTCCTGAATTACTTAAAAAAGTTGTGGAAATGTTCGAATAA
- a CDS encoding CDC48 family AAA ATPase, with amino-acid sequence MENELKLKVAEAFSQSDIGRSVARIDPKCMEKLNLHDGDVIEIEGNKLTTATVVASKADASLGILRIDSYLRKNAGTSIGEEVTIRAAQIKEAKKVKLAPVDQEIAIQGNLNGVFLNRIVNKGDIIITGVRRQQPKTSMMFDDFINQMMSNMTSIGEIKLAVVNTKPLGPVKITEDTQIEMETKPVDPNKFEGVENLIDVSYEDIGGLQNEVKKIREMVEIPLKRPELFKQLGIAAPKGVLLHGPPGTGKTLLAKAVANETNAHFIVINGPEIMSKYVGGSEEQLREIFEEAEDNSPSIIFIDELDAIAPKRAEVSGDVERRIVAQLLTLMDGLKSRGEVVVIGATNRPDAIDEALRRPGRFDREIEIGVPDKDERKEILEVHTRNMPLAEDVDLDELTEVTHGFVGADLEALCKEAAMRVLRRVLPEVQTDKEVPQEVLEKMVLNKKDFKDALKEIQPSALREVLVQIPDIKWDDVGGLEEAKQELKEAVEWPLKNPEKFRKFGINPPKGVILTGIPGTGKTLLAKAVANESDANFISVKGPELLSKWVGDSEKGIREVFRKARQTAPTVIFFDEIDSIASTRGESSDSGVTQRVVNQLLTEMDGMEELHDISVIAATNRKDIIDPALLRPGRFDRHVEVGLPDKKSREAIFKVHTKDMPLASDVDLEVLAEKTEGFVGADIEAVCREAVMLTLREDLESEEVYMSEFETAMKKVKPTKENELVSYN; translated from the coding sequence ATGGAAAATGAACTAAAACTAAAAGTAGCCGAAGCATTCTCCCAATCAGACATAGGACGATCAGTAGCAAGAATAGATCCAAAATGCATGGAAAAACTAAACCTACATGACGGCGACGTAATCGAAATAGAAGGAAACAAACTAACAACAGCCACAGTAGTAGCATCCAAAGCAGACGCAAGCCTAGGAATACTCAGAATAGACAGCTACCTAAGAAAAAACGCAGGAACATCCATAGGAGAAGAAGTAACAATAAGAGCAGCACAAATCAAAGAAGCAAAAAAAGTAAAACTAGCACCAGTAGACCAAGAAATAGCAATACAAGGAAACCTAAACGGAGTATTCCTAAACAGAATCGTAAACAAAGGCGACATAATAATAACCGGAGTAAGAAGACAACAACCAAAAACCAGCATGATGTTCGATGACTTCATAAACCAAATGATGTCCAACATGACATCAATCGGAGAAATAAAACTAGCAGTAGTAAACACCAAACCACTAGGACCAGTCAAAATAACAGAAGACACCCAAATAGAAATGGAAACAAAACCAGTAGATCCAAACAAATTTGAAGGAGTAGAAAACCTCATAGACGTCTCCTACGAAGACATCGGTGGACTACAAAACGAAGTCAAAAAAATAAGAGAAATGGTAGAAATACCATTAAAAAGACCAGAACTATTCAAACAACTAGGAATAGCAGCACCAAAAGGAGTACTATTACACGGACCACCAGGAACAGGAAAAACATTACTTGCAAAAGCCGTTGCAAACGAAACAAACGCACACTTCATAGTAATCAACGGACCAGAAATCATGAGCAAATATGTTGGAGGATCCGAAGAACAACTACGAGAAATATTCGAAGAAGCAGAAGACAACAGCCCATCAATAATATTTATTGATGAATTAGATGCAATAGCACCAAAAAGAGCAGAAGTATCAGGAGACGTAGAAAGAAGAATAGTAGCACAATTACTAACATTAATGGATGGCCTTAAAAGCAGAGGAGAAGTAGTTGTAATAGGAGCAACAAACAGACCAGATGCAATAGACGAAGCACTAAGAAGACCTGGAAGATTCGACCGTGAAATAGAAATAGGCGTACCAGACAAAGACGAAAGAAAAGAAATACTCGAAGTACATACAAGAAACATGCCACTAGCAGAAGACGTAGACCTTGACGAATTAACAGAAGTCACACACGGATTTGTAGGTGCAGACCTAGAAGCATTATGTAAAGAAGCAGCAATGAGAGTACTAAGAAGAGTACTACCAGAAGTACAAACAGACAAAGAAGTACCACAAGAAGTACTAGAAAAAATGGTACTTAACAAAAAAGACTTCAAAGATGCATTAAAAGAAATACAACCATCAGCATTAAGAGAAGTATTAGTACAAATACCAGACATTAAATGGGATGATGTTGGAGGATTAGAAGAAGCAAAACAAGAACTTAAAGAAGCAGTAGAATGGCCACTTAAAAATCCTGAAAAATTCAGAAAATTCGGCATAAACCCACCAAAAGGAGTTATACTCACAGGAATACCTGGAACAGGTAAAACATTACTTGCAAAAGCTGTTGCAAACGAAAGTGATGCAAACTTCATATCCGTAAAAGGTCCAGAATTATTATCCAAATGGGTAGGAGACTCTGAAAAAGGAATAAGAGAAGTGTTCAGAAAAGCAAGACAAACCGCACCAACAGTAATATTCTTTGATGAAATAGATTCAATTGCATCTACCAGAGGAGAAAGTAGTGATAGTGGAGTAACACAAAGAGTTGTAAACCAATTACTTACAGAAATGGATGGAATGGAAGAATTACATGACATTTCAGTAATTGCAGCAACCAACCGTAAAGACATAATAGATCCAGCATTACTTAGACCAGGACGATTTGATAGACACGTTGAAGTAGGATTACCAGATAAAAAATCAAGAGAAGCAATATTCAAAGTACATACCAAAGACATGCCACTTGCCAGTGATGTAGACCTTGAAGTATTAGCAGAAAAAACAGAAGGTTTCGTTGGAGCAGATATTGAGGCAGTTTGCAGAGAAGCAGTTATGTTAACTTTAAGAGAAGATCTTGAATCTGAAGAAGTATACATGTCTGAATTTGAAACTGCAATGAAAAAAGTGAAGCCAACAAAAGAAAATGAATTAGTTTCATACAACTAA
- a CDS encoding prephenate dehydrogenase, with protein sequence MACEKRKNITIIGGTRGLGKWIAEQLKKEDLNITITSRNKSSGEKVANKLNVNYTDNNIESVKNADIIIFSVPIEHMVKTIKEVAPHAPEGSVLMDITSVKTEPSKALVEYAPKNVEVLPCHPMFGPRVPSLEGQVVILTPLENQSKTWFSIIENFLQENNVKIVITTPEEHDKTMSVVQGLTHFSYISIASTIRKLNISVKKSREFASPVYSLMLDMISRIVSQNPYLYYSIQKSNKETTISRKQLIEESIYLANLIENDKEEEFVKNMGDSAKYLDEYEEALGRSDKAISILTHDLNVLKESIGKEIGLEHQYSKNVHVGIVKRVTHDKVFLKTNDNKMVRLNISNVNILSESELYDWKRNNFKLEYYDVSALFPRDSSQEFLIKMFENIEPVIDVELIDVYTGEQIKEGYVSYTFHYSTFNKGDNKYVEEYLRGIGATIR encoded by the coding sequence ATGGCTTGTGAAAAAAGAAAAAACATAACAATAATTGGAGGTACAAGAGGTTTAGGTAAATGGATAGCCGAACAACTAAAAAAAGAAGACCTCAACATAACTATCACAAGCCGTAACAAATCCTCCGGAGAAAAAGTAGCAAATAAATTAAATGTAAACTATACTGATAACAACATAGAATCAGTAAAAAATGCAGATATTATCATTTTTAGTGTGCCCATAGAACATATGGTAAAAACAATCAAAGAAGTAGCACCACATGCACCGGAAGGATCAGTACTGATGGATATTACCAGTGTGAAAACTGAACCCTCAAAAGCCCTAGTTGAATATGCTCCAAAAAATGTGGAAGTACTGCCCTGCCATCCTATGTTCGGACCAAGAGTACCCTCACTGGAAGGACAAGTCGTAATATTAACTCCATTAGAAAATCAATCAAAAACATGGTTTTCAATAATAGAAAACTTTTTACAAGAAAATAATGTGAAAATAGTAATCACGACACCTGAAGAACATGATAAAACCATGAGCGTAGTACAAGGATTAACCCATTTTTCATATATCAGCATTGCTTCAACAATAAGGAAATTAAACATTAGTGTTAAAAAATCAAGAGAATTCGCAAGTCCAGTGTACAGTTTAATGTTAGATATGATTAGTCGTATTGTTTCACAAAACCCATACCTTTATTATTCTATTCAAAAATCCAATAAGGAAACAACTATTTCAAGAAAACAATTAATCGAGGAAAGCATATACTTAGCTAACCTTATTGAAAATGACAAAGAAGAGGAATTTGTGAAAAATATGGGTGATTCTGCAAAATATTTAGATGAATATGAAGAAGCACTTGGTCGTTCAGATAAGGCCATAAGTATACTTACCCATGATTTAAATGTTTTAAAAGAATCTATAGGGAAAGAAATTGGATTAGAACATCAATATTCAAAAAATGTGCATGTAGGTATTGTTAAACGGGTTACCCATGATAAGGTTTTCTTAAAAACAAATGATAACAAAATGGTAAGACTTAATATTTCAAATGTGAATATTTTATCCGAAAGTGAATTATATGATTGGAAGAGAAATAATTTTAAATTAGAATATTATGATGTATCTGCATTGTTTCCTAGAGACTCTAGTCAAGAATTTTTAATTAAAATGTTTGAAAATATTGAACCTGTGATTGATGTTGAACTTATAGATGTTTATACTGGAGAACAGATTAAAGAAGGCTATGTCAGTTATACTTTTCATTATTCAACATTTAATAAAGGTGACAATAAGTATGTTGAGGAATATTTGAGAGGTATTGGTGCTACTATCCGATAA
- a CDS encoding mRNA surveillance protein pelota codes for MQIKNQDKKQGLIEIIPETIDDLWHLSHIVEENDYVSTLTTRRIQDNDSGKTRADRGVKKTFYLGIKVEKISFHKYTGMLRFTGIIESGPEDLIPLGSHHTINVQTNNSIKIRKHWNKWSLDRLQQAVEASKRPTEIIVAIEDNTTDLGIIKQYGIEYIGPITGDISGKRNIAKDRQEKINQYYEDITKTIQQHGKINKLIIIGPGFTKNGYYNYLEENYPEYAKKSTLESTGSGGHAGIQEVLKNGLIESLSKDAKIATEITSVNKLLEQIGKSSNLVTYGLKQVTNATNMGASEKLLVLDNLVRQKSVQQVMSTAENMGGKIEIISSEHDAGKQLESLGSIASFLRYPI; via the coding sequence ATGCAAATAAAAAATCAAGACAAAAAACAGGGACTAATAGAAATAATACCAGAAACAATCGACGATTTATGGCATTTATCACACATAGTAGAAGAAAACGATTACGTGTCAACACTAACCACAAGAAGAATACAAGACAATGACAGTGGAAAAACAAGAGCAGACAGAGGAGTAAAAAAAACATTCTACCTAGGAATAAAAGTAGAAAAAATCAGCTTTCACAAATACACAGGAATGCTAAGATTCACAGGAATAATAGAATCAGGACCAGAAGACTTAATACCACTAGGATCACACCACACAATAAACGTACAAACAAACAACAGCATAAAAATAAGAAAACATTGGAACAAATGGTCATTAGACAGACTACAACAAGCAGTAGAAGCATCCAAAAGACCAACAGAGATAATAGTAGCAATAGAAGATAACACAACAGACCTCGGAATAATAAAACAATACGGGATAGAATACATAGGCCCAATAACGGGAGACATCTCCGGAAAAAGAAACATTGCAAAAGACAGACAAGAAAAAATCAACCAATACTACGAAGACATTACAAAAACAATACAACAACACGGAAAAATAAACAAACTAATAATAATCGGACCAGGTTTTACAAAAAATGGTTACTACAACTACCTAGAAGAAAACTACCCAGAATACGCAAAAAAATCCACACTAGAAAGCACAGGATCTGGAGGACACGCAGGAATACAAGAAGTACTAAAAAATGGACTAATAGAATCACTATCAAAAGATGCAAAAATAGCAACCGAAATAACATCAGTCAACAAACTATTAGAACAAATCGGAAAATCTTCAAACCTAGTAACCTATGGATTAAAACAAGTAACTAATGCAACAAACATGGGCGCATCAGAAAAACTTCTAGTACTAGATAATCTTGTCAGACAAAAATCAGTACAACAAGTAATGTCAACAGCAGAAAACATGGGTGGCAAAATAGAAATAATAAGCAGTGAACATGACGCAGGAAAACAATTAGAATCATTAGGTTCAATAGCTTCATTCTTAAGATATCCTATATGA
- a CDS encoding cell wall biosynthesis protein codes for MEIYLMWISAFILTLILTILFTVIFTKIKGNLFEDIRGGIPRGVGIAPFLVMLLFFPAPYNYLIAIIGITAFIDDIIGRKALNSYIEVGQFFRGIGILIVMILGYYIMGPVAILVALMVQILNIADMQPGTACMTVIIMSVVSFTTLAILHSPVYYIPVLLLAIALGYISQDYSGYIMMGEIGNHSFGVALGICLAIVSASLTKAVAPQAFYPVEFIIMLILFLITAIIIAYLRSETLNYYISTYLHIENPTFGDYVMDVLTGGGLGDLLRKLILGNAQIKTNNSLLKSLGVRRLLYNPIRYKKASKQSLSRTDMSDEY; via the coding sequence ATGGAAATCTATTTAATGTGGATTAGTGCATTTATTCTCACCTTGATTTTAACAATATTATTCACAGTAATATTTACAAAGATTAAAGGAAATTTATTTGAAGATATACGTGGAGGTATTCCTAGAGGAGTAGGTATAGCACCATTTTTAGTAATGCTGCTATTCTTCCCCGCACCCTACAATTATCTAATAGCAATAATAGGTATTACTGCATTCATAGATGATATAATTGGACGTAAAGCTTTAAATTCATACATTGAAGTTGGACAATTTTTCAGAGGAATAGGAATATTAATTGTAATGATACTTGGATACTACATTATGGGTCCAGTAGCAATACTAGTTGCATTAATGGTACAAATACTAAATATTGCAGACATGCAACCTGGAACAGCCTGTATGACCGTAATAATAATGTCAGTAGTATCATTCACAACACTAGCAATATTACACTCACCAGTATATTATATACCAGTACTGCTCTTAGCAATAGCTTTAGGTTATATTTCACAAGACTACTCAGGATATATAATGATGGGAGAAATAGGAAATCATTCTTTTGGAGTTGCATTAGGAATATGTTTAGCAATAGTATCAGCATCCCTAACAAAAGCAGTAGCTCCACAAGCATTTTATCCAGTTGAATTCATAATAATGTTAATCCTCTTCTTAATAACAGCTATAATTATAGCATATCTAAGATCAGAAACATTAAACTATTACATATCCACTTATTTACACATAGAAAACCCTACCTTTGGTGACTATGTGATGGATGTGCTAACTGGTGGAGGATTAGGTGATCTATTAAGAAAATTAATCCTAGGAAATGCTCAAATCAAAACAAATAATTCCTTATTAAAATCCTTAGGTGTAAGAAGATTACTATATAATCCAATAAGATACAAAAAAGCATCAAAACAATCTTTAAGTAGAACTGATATGTCAGATGAATATTAG
- a CDS encoding ferredoxin, producing the protein MYEVVLERDDCTMCGNCVELDETLFTFDDDDRATIVGSEREDDVDELETDDIEIYKEAADNCTGECIEVYDDEGNPA; encoded by the coding sequence ATGTACGAAGTAGTTTTAGAAAGAGATGATTGCACAATGTGTGGAAATTGTGTTGAATTAGATGAAACATTATTCACATTCGATGATGATGATCGAGCTACAATTGTCGGTTCAGAAAGAGAAGATGATGTAGATGAACTAGAAACAGATGATATAGAAATCTACAAAGAAGCCGCAGACAACTGTACCGGAGAATGTATTGAAGTCTACGACGATGAAGGAAATCCAGCATAA
- a CDS encoding glycosyltransferase, with amino-acid sequence MKLLIFVTGRGTGGDAVTAYNISKVFEEKGIETKIVLDPSAPGYYFKKRNIEWIKSSIPAAGGHASSKKTLLKAAFKSLKAIFSGAKLIRKEKADGVLGVIGGGAVIGCLSAKLARVPSVGIVATPTDTKVSLKLNPTLLLPESSQFRNEHIISKYAVQKQYSPIKADVIEGNKNNILDKLPSQFDPQKKSVLFSSGSTLFDDMAKAVRRYAEENDDVNIFVIGAPLKEELEPIIDHPNIINLGYINYMKDLYDLIDLAVITDDGLTLHETIACEIPVVVVLGVKYGRYHGLSEVFEGAVLESNVDNISEKVNYALGNEDMKKATANYSKDIIRGSDDLANFVIQQIKK; translated from the coding sequence ATGAAATTACTAATTTTCGTAACTGGGAGAGGAACTGGTGGGGATGCTGTAACAGCATATAACATCTCAAAAGTATTTGAAGAAAAAGGTATTGAAACAAAAATTGTTCTAGACCCTTCTGCACCAGGATATTATTTTAAAAAACGTAACATTGAATGGATTAAATCATCAATTCCTGCAGCCGGCGGCCACGCATCATCAAAGAAAACATTACTAAAAGCTGCTTTCAAATCTCTTAAAGCAATTTTTTCAGGCGCAAAATTAATAAGAAAAGAAAAAGCAGATGGAGTCCTTGGAGTTATAGGTGGTGGAGCAGTCATAGGCTGTTTATCAGCAAAACTTGCAAGAGTGCCCTCAGTAGGAATTGTAGCAACACCAACTGATACAAAAGTATCATTAAAATTAAATCCAACATTACTATTACCTGAATCATCACAATTCAGAAATGAACACATAATCTCAAAATATGCTGTTCAAAAACAGTATTCTCCTATAAAAGCAGATGTTATAGAAGGTAATAAAAATAATATACTTGATAAATTACCATCACAATTTGATCCACAAAAAAAATCAGTATTGTTCTCTTCAGGTTCAACATTATTTGATGATATGGCAAAAGCAGTAAGACGATATGCTGAAGAAAATGATGATGTGAATATCTTTGTTATAGGAGCACCATTAAAAGAAGAATTAGAACCAATAATAGACCATCCTAATATTATTAACTTGGGTTATATTAATTATATGAAGGATTTGTATGATTTAATAGATCTGGCTGTTATCACAGATGATGGTTTAACATTACATGAAACAATAGCTTGTGAAATACCGGTAGTGGTAGTTCTAGGAGTAAAATATGGCAGATATCATGGATTATCCGAAGTTTTTGAAGGTGCAGTATTAGAAAGTAATGTTGACAACATCTCAGAAAAAGTAAATTATGCACTAGGTAATGAAGATATGAAAAAAGCTACTGCAAATTATTCAAAGGATATTATTAGGGGATCTGATGATTTAGCAAATTTTGTTATTCAACAGATCAAGAAATAA